The Anaerolineales bacterium genome window below encodes:
- a CDS encoding FHA domain-containing protein yields the protein MESKEESPVLIGQSGPVQGMRWSIPPTGVTLGRENGCEVVIADRQVSRRHAKIDRRGGRTFIQDLASKNGTCVNGLPVKDEMEVKDGDLIQIALAAGFLYIASDSTTPLEAEGVAPRQGRIRLNPVEHSVTVNDRLVDPPLSIHQYRFLEMLVFRSGGLA from the coding sequence ATGGAATCCAAAGAAGAATCTCCGGTTCTGATTGGCCAATCCGGTCCGGTCCAAGGAATGCGCTGGAGCATCCCGCCGACGGGCGTCACCCTCGGGCGGGAGAACGGCTGCGAAGTGGTGATTGCGGACCGCCAGGTTTCCCGGCGCCATGCTAAAATCGACCGCCGCGGAGGTCGGACCTTCATCCAGGACTTGGCCAGCAAGAACGGCACCTGTGTCAACGGCCTCCCGGTCAAGGACGAGATGGAGGTCAAAGACGGCGACCTGATCCAAATCGCCCTGGCCGCGGGGTTTCTCTACATCGCATCCGATTCCACCACGCCGCTCGAAGCCGAGGGAGTGGCGCCGCGGCAGGGCCGGATCCGTCTGAACCCGGTCGAACATTCCGTGACGGTAAACGACCGCCTGGTCGATCCGCCGCTGTCGATCCATCAATACCGGTTTTTAGAGATGCTGGTCTTCAGGAGCGGGGGGCTGGC